The following are encoded in a window of Elusimicrobiota bacterium genomic DNA:
- a CDS encoding response regulator — protein MKHEKFRILIVEDRPEDRELIEHELTQAKVLFESCWADNRESFLKEVKDFAPDIVLCDFALPQFDAMEAMGILRRYRPDVPFVLVTGAQSEEIAVECMKRGADDFILKSTLRRLPSAVLNAVKGRDIRRAKEMAEKNLRAQEAQVRLIAEHTLDLIYLLDQKGQFIYANPSFKRSLGLDPEELLGKKAFSLVHPDDRTVAREAFHVALESQTDRTVQFRYKIKEGAWRLFESVINWAIDEKGVPVKAVVVARDIEERKRLEDQVRQAQKMEAVGRLAGGVAHDFNNLLTAINGYSDLLLRSLDRMDPRRSDVEEIKETAGRAATLTQQLLAFSRRQITQPTVLDMNQVVTNLEKMLRRLIGEDIQLKTVREKELYRVRVDMGQLEQVLLNLSVNARDAMPKGGTLTIETSNRDMVDGEEVPRGAYSILIVTDSGTGMDPATMAHLYEPFFTTKEKGRGTGLGLSTVYGIVHQSGGHIRVTTNVGEGTSFRLYFPRVEEVLSVQEKSTETDEFFKGNETVLLVEDDRSVRTLAARVLAASGYQVLEAASGEEALRMVRDNSLAVDILVTDVVMNGMTGTELARQFVAAFPLTKVLYLSGYMESDTRNSILREVQSSFLGKPFRPRDLVQKVRQTIDGSTDQPVQEGGSSS, from the coding sequence ATGAAACACGAAAAGTTTCGCATTTTGATTGTGGAAGATCGTCCCGAGGATCGGGAACTTATTGAACACGAGCTCACTCAAGCGAAGGTTCTCTTTGAGTCGTGTTGGGCCGACAACCGAGAGAGCTTTTTAAAGGAAGTGAAGGACTTCGCGCCGGACATCGTCCTGTGCGATTTCGCCCTTCCTCAGTTTGATGCCATGGAAGCCATGGGGATTCTGCGACGCTACAGGCCGGACGTGCCCTTTGTGTTGGTGACGGGGGCTCAATCGGAAGAGATCGCGGTGGAGTGCATGAAACGGGGGGCCGACGACTTTATTTTAAAATCAACACTTCGTCGGTTGCCGTCCGCTGTGTTGAACGCGGTGAAAGGGCGTGACATTCGCCGTGCCAAGGAAATGGCCGAAAAAAATCTTCGTGCCCAGGAAGCCCAGGTTCGGTTGATCGCTGAACACACGTTGGATCTTATTTATCTTTTGGATCAAAAAGGCCAGTTTATCTACGCGAACCCTTCGTTTAAACGCTCCTTGGGACTCGATCCTGAAGAGCTCTTGGGGAAGAAGGCTTTTTCGTTGGTTCATCCGGATGATCGGACGGTGGCGCGGGAAGCGTTTCATGTGGCGTTGGAATCCCAAACCGATCGGACAGTTCAATTTCGCTACAAAATCAAAGAAGGGGCTTGGCGGTTGTTTGAGTCCGTCATCAATTGGGCGATCGATGAAAAAGGAGTCCCGGTTAAGGCGGTCGTTGTGGCGCGAGACATTGAAGAACGGAAACGATTGGAAGATCAAGTCCGCCAAGCGCAAAAAATGGAAGCGGTGGGGCGGTTGGCCGGTGGCGTGGCCCACGATTTTAATAATTTATTGACCGCCATTAACGGGTACAGTGACCTTCTGCTGCGGTCATTGGATCGGATGGATCCCCGTCGATCCGATGTGGAGGAAATTAAAGAGACCGCCGGGCGGGCCGCGACGTTAACCCAGCAACTGTTGGCCTTCAGTCGGCGGCAAATCACCCAACCCACGGTCTTGGATATGAATCAAGTGGTGACGAACTTGGAAAAAATGTTGCGGCGCCTGATCGGTGAAGATATTCAACTTAAAACGGTTCGGGAAAAAGAATTGTATCGCGTTCGAGTGGATATGGGTCAGTTGGAGCAAGTGTTATTAAACTTGAGCGTCAACGCGCGGGACGCCATGCCGAAAGGCGGGACCTTAACCATAGAAACATCCAATCGGGATATGGTGGACGGAGAGGAAGTCCCCAGGGGGGCCTACTCCATACTTATTGTGACCGATTCCGGGACCGGAATGGATCCCGCCACAATGGCCCACCTGTATGAGCCTTTTTTTACCACCAAAGAAAAGGGACGAGGAACGGGCTTGGGCTTGTCCACCGTTTACGGGATTGTCCATCAATCGGGGGGCCATATCCGGGTCACCACGAATGTGGGGGAGGGGACGTCGTTTCGCCTTTATTTCCCAAGGGTAGAAGAGGTCCTTTCCGTTCAGGAAAAAAGCACGGAGACCGATGAGTTCTTTAAGGGAAACGAAACGGTTTTGTTGGTGGAAGATGATCGATCGGTCCGCACCCTTGCGGCGCGGGTATTGGCGGCGAGTGGCTATCAGGTTCTCGAGGCCGCGAGTGGGGAAGAGGCGTTACGAATGGTTCGGGATAATTCCTTGGCGGTGGATATCCTCGTTACGGATGTGGTGATGAACGGGATGACGGGGACGGAATTGGCGCGCCAATTTGTGGCGGCTTTTCCCTTGACAAAGGTTCTCTATCTATCGGGTTATATGGAGTCAGACACCCGGAACAGTATCCTGCGGGAGGTTCAGTCTTCCTTCCTTGGTAAACCTTTCCGGCCACGAGATTTGGTACAAAAAGTTAGGCAAACGATCGATGGGTCCACAGATCAACCGGTCCAAGAGGGAGGGAGCTCATCGTGA
- a CDS encoding RNA pseudouridine synthase, which yields MSVSVLFQDNRVLAVHKPEGQLVIPGRAPDTIPCLKDECLGFFGRPVFVVHRIDRETSGIVLFALDPDAHRFLCRAFERREVRKEYRAVVQGEPNPTEGVLSNPLREFGSGRVAPDPRGKPSRTEYQTLARWSGGSLLAVRPVTGRRHQIRTHLAGHGHPVLGDPLYGPAPRPIGGVARLMLHASVLQFPHPEGGTRTISCGPPNSFIAIFDIVSKPKIVYLGRTGGTTQ from the coding sequence TTGAGCGTTTCCGTTCTCTTTCAGGACAACCGGGTGTTGGCTGTCCATAAGCCGGAGGGGCAGTTGGTTATTCCTGGTCGGGCACCGGATACAATACCGTGTTTAAAAGACGAATGTCTGGGATTTTTTGGGCGGCCGGTCTTTGTTGTCCATCGGATTGATCGGGAAACCAGTGGGATAGTCCTTTTCGCTTTAGACCCGGACGCGCACCGTTTTTTATGCAGAGCCTTTGAGCGTCGAGAGGTGCGGAAGGAATACCGGGCGGTTGTTCAAGGGGAGCCGAATCCTACGGAGGGGGTTCTTTCCAACCCTCTTCGCGAGTTTGGTTCGGGTCGCGTGGCCCCGGATCCACGGGGGAAACCCAGTCGAACGGAATACCAAACCTTGGCCCGCTGGAGCGGGGGATCTCTTTTGGCCGTGCGCCCCGTCACAGGGCGTCGACACCAAATTCGGACCCATTTGGCTGGACACGGTCATCCGGTTTTGGGGGACCCCCTCTACGGACCTGCCCCTCGACCCATCGGAGGGGTTGCCCGGTTAATGTTGCACGCGTCGGTTCTTCAATTTCCCCATCCGGAAGGGGGAACGCGCACGATTTCTTGTGGCCCCCCCAACTCCTTTATTGCGATTTTCGACATTGTTTCAAAACCTAAAATTGTGTATCTTGGCAGGACAGGAGGAACTACTCAATGA
- a CDS encoding type 1 glutamine amidotransferase → MRLAGRVVAVLLEKDFQDLEVWYPALRLKEEGARVVFVAPEKKEYRGKFGYPAVADKAISEVKSKDFDGVVVPGGWAPDFLRRHEPILQFVRDLDGRGCPVAAICHAGWVLASAGILKERTATSFFAIKDDVRNAGAQWVDQEFAVDGNLLTSRTPDDLPAFCRELISLLERVKPVGK, encoded by the coding sequence ATGAGATTAGCCGGCCGTGTGGTGGCGGTTTTGTTGGAAAAAGATTTTCAGGATTTGGAAGTCTGGTATCCGGCGCTTCGATTAAAAGAAGAGGGAGCTCGGGTGGTTTTTGTGGCCCCTGAAAAGAAAGAATATCGCGGGAAGTTTGGGTATCCCGCTGTGGCGGACAAGGCGATCTCGGAAGTGAAAAGTAAGGATTTTGATGGGGTGGTTGTGCCGGGAGGTTGGGCGCCCGATTTTCTTCGGCGGCATGAACCCATTCTTCAGTTCGTGCGTGACCTGGACGGCCGGGGGTGCCCTGTGGCCGCCATTTGTCACGCGGGATGGGTGTTGGCTTCCGCGGGGATTTTGAAAGAGAGGACCGCCACTTCTTTTTTTGCCATTAAAGACGATGTGCGGAACGCCGGGGCCCAATGGGTGGACCAGGAATTTGCTGTGGATGGGAATCTCCTCACGTCGCGAACCCCAGACGATTTGCCGGCCTTTTGCCGGGAACTGATTTCTCTTCTGGAACGGGTCAAACCCGTGGGGAAATGA
- a CDS encoding sulfurtransferase TusA family protein — MDARGAFCPVPTVRLSLTLEKNSPGTVVDLLADDPTTRRDLVAWCAEFGHRVVGVVDLKRGFRVRVQKKP; from the coding sequence GTGGACGCCCGAGGAGCGTTTTGCCCGGTCCCAACGGTGCGGTTGTCGTTGACGCTGGAAAAGAATTCGCCCGGGACGGTGGTTGACCTCTTGGCGGATGACCCCACGACACGACGCGATCTGGTGGCGTGGTGTGCGGAGTTTGGCCATCGGGTCGTGGGTGTGGTGGATTTAAAACGCGGCTTTCGAGTGAGAGTACAAAAAAAACCATGA
- a CDS encoding Rieske (2Fe-2S) protein, translated as MGRWVRVGETKDVPVGEGRGYLVEGQDVGVFNVNGSFFAMDNICPHRGAPLADGRVEGGSIVCPWHGWAFDVKNACLAMDPNTKQKKYPVEVRGEVLFVDLESAA; from the coding sequence ATGGGTCGCTGGGTCAGGGTGGGGGAAACCAAAGACGTTCCTGTGGGGGAAGGGCGAGGTTACCTCGTGGAAGGCCAGGACGTGGGGGTCTTTAACGTGAACGGATCTTTTTTTGCCATGGACAACATCTGTCCCCATCGGGGGGCGCCCTTGGCGGATGGTCGGGTGGAAGGGGGCTCTATCGTCTGTCCGTGGCACGGGTGGGCTTTTGACGTGAAGAACGCTTGTTTGGCCATGGACCCCAACACGAAACAAAAAAAATACCCCGTCGAAGTTCGTGGCGAAGTTTTATTTGTCGATCTGGAGTCGGCGGCATGA
- a CDS encoding ABC transporter substrate-binding protein encodes MKRLVSVAHSPDPDDAFMFFGMVKGGILPEGWRVRHVLKDIQSLNRDARKGLHQVTAVSTGAYPSIADKYYILSVGASVGRGYGPVLVCRADRKRDLAAKDWSALRIATPGPETTALLLLRLAHPGFMAVDTRFDKIPDAVRKGKVDAGLVIHESQITFAKQGLVKVMDLGRWWHDQTGLPIPLGLDVVRKDMGLPEARRMATLLKKSIEFAYQNKKEAVAYALRYGRGVNATVGERFVKMYVNQDTLDMGPEGERALRTLFRLAWARRLIPKNPTFKIIHPERP; translated from the coding sequence ATGAAACGATTGGTGAGTGTGGCCCACAGTCCGGACCCGGACGATGCTTTCATGTTTTTTGGGATGGTGAAGGGGGGGATTCTTCCTGAGGGATGGCGGGTGCGCCATGTGTTGAAAGATATTCAATCCCTGAACCGCGACGCCCGGAAGGGGTTGCACCAGGTGACCGCGGTTTCCACTGGGGCGTACCCTTCAATTGCCGACAAGTATTATATCCTCTCTGTGGGGGCGTCTGTGGGGCGCGGGTACGGGCCGGTGTTGGTCTGTCGGGCGGATCGGAAACGTGACCTGGCGGCCAAGGATTGGTCCGCCCTTCGTATCGCCACGCCGGGGCCGGAAACAACGGCTCTCTTGTTGTTGCGGTTGGCTCATCCAGGGTTCATGGCTGTGGACACTCGGTTTGATAAAATCCCCGACGCGGTTCGGAAAGGGAAGGTGGACGCGGGGTTGGTGATTCATGAGAGCCAAATCACTTTTGCGAAACAGGGGTTGGTGAAGGTTATGGATCTTGGCCGCTGGTGGCACGATCAAACGGGGTTGCCGATCCCGCTGGGGTTGGATGTGGTTCGCAAAGACATGGGGTTGCCGGAAGCCCGACGGATGGCCACTCTTCTGAAAAAAAGCATCGAATTTGCCTATCAGAATAAAAAAGAGGCGGTGGCCTACGCGTTACGGTATGGGCGAGGGGTCAACGCTACGGTCGGGGAGCGGTTTGTTAAAATGTATGTGAACCAGGATACTCTGGACATGGGACCGGAGGGCGAACGAGCTCTTCGGACTCTTTTTCGGTTGGCCTGGGCCCGGCGTTTGATTCCCAAGAACCCTACCTTTAAAATCATTCATCCCGAACGACCCTGA
- a CDS encoding response regulator, with protein sequence MKVLVVDDEKSMRDLAVRTLKEAGYTVETASSGDAALALLPGDFEIILTDLDMPGKTNGVDLTRVARSKSNCDVIIMTGFPDLSTAIEAVREGAYDYLVKPFSPDTLRMSLDRCSAKRGLSKELESEKALRAELKKAYTELSSMQKVRDLFGQFTTPDVANFVMDHPDDFWKRGARREVTILFADVRRFTPFASRVSPEEAVLALNNIFEVLVSAVRAEGGEVNKFMGDGLMAIFGAPRDMPNHAAAAACAALKARTMFQFLAPAGVGENGLAVGFALNTGEVIAGCMGTKLRTEYSVIGSPVNLAARIEKVCGPHEILMGPTTADRVRSLFRLEEKGPVDLAGFPEPVPLWSLLSPKPSVLP encoded by the coding sequence GTGAAAGTATTGGTCGTTGACGATGAAAAAAGTATGCGGGACTTGGCTGTCCGAACCCTTAAAGAGGCCGGATACACCGTTGAAACGGCGTCAAGTGGTGACGCCGCCCTTGCTCTTTTGCCTGGAGATTTTGAAATCATTTTGACCGATTTGGATATGCCGGGAAAAACGAATGGAGTGGATTTGACGCGGGTGGCCCGGTCCAAATCCAATTGCGACGTCATTATTATGACCGGGTTTCCGGATTTGTCTACCGCTATTGAAGCGGTTCGGGAAGGGGCCTACGATTACTTGGTGAAGCCCTTTTCCCCGGACACGCTGCGCATGTCGTTGGACCGTTGTTCCGCTAAGCGCGGTTTGTCGAAAGAACTGGAAAGCGAAAAAGCATTAAGGGCCGAATTAAAGAAGGCCTATACAGAGCTTTCCTCCATGCAAAAAGTTCGAGATCTGTTCGGTCAATTCACCACTCCCGATGTGGCGAACTTTGTGATGGATCACCCCGACGATTTTTGGAAGAGGGGGGCACGTCGAGAGGTGACAATCCTTTTTGCCGATGTTCGGCGGTTTACTCCCTTTGCCTCGCGAGTCTCACCGGAAGAGGCCGTTCTTGCGCTGAATAATATTTTTGAAGTCCTCGTTTCCGCGGTGCGGGCGGAGGGGGGGGAAGTTAATAAGTTTATGGGCGATGGGTTGATGGCTATTTTTGGCGCTCCGCGGGACATGCCCAATCACGCCGCCGCCGCCGCGTGTGCCGCTCTCAAAGCGCGGACAATGTTTCAATTCTTGGCTCCCGCTGGAGTTGGGGAAAACGGTTTGGCGGTCGGTTTTGCCTTGAATACAGGCGAGGTGATTGCGGGGTGTATGGGAACGAAGCTTCGCACGGAATACAGTGTGATTGGGTCCCCGGTAAACTTGGCCGCACGGATTGAGAAGGTCTGCGGGCCCCATGAGATCTTAATGGGGCCCACCACGGCGGATCGCGTGCGATCTCTTTTTCGGCTGGAAGAAAAAGGTCCTGTGGATTTGGCTGGTTTTCCCGAGCCGGTTCCCTTGTGGAGTCTTCTTTCCCCGAAACCTTCCGTTCTCCCTTGA
- a CDS encoding leucyl aminopeptidase encodes MKILFSPKTVARLPVVVPAVLVGKEWRVMAGSLSASLLAQAREDGFTGKRGTVVLIRPVDRQPAERVLLVGLGEKSELDGNAFRRAAAAVVRFSVEAHLPRVQFLVPDLSALGKELDPLGCVQSLAEGAGLGAYVFDACKSERAKRAGILEMILVSDRLAVKNGNESLARGVLFAEATNFTRDLINRPPSDKRPEQLAVVARSLAGRGVTVRVYGKAELKRMGAHALLGVNRGSAHPPVLVHFRYRPSVKTRGSVAFVGKGVTFDSGGLSLKPADGMMTMKYDMAGAATVFSMFKVLPRLKPSVEVHGVAVLTENMPGPDAYKPGDVVKAMNGKTIEVLNTDAEGRVILADALSFTAKLPVDAIIDVATLTGAAGVALGKTYAALMTDHPDLEKELRSAGDRAGEKMWPLPLEKGYLEHIQSKVADWKNIGNPGEAGTIVGGLFLQQFAGKGPWAHVDMASVGWNGNGTPLSPPGATGALVRTFLTLAVEWKGRKK; translated from the coding sequence ATGAAAATTCTTTTCTCCCCCAAAACAGTGGCACGTCTTCCGGTGGTGGTTCCCGCGGTCCTTGTGGGAAAGGAATGGCGTGTGATGGCGGGTTCACTCTCGGCCTCCCTTTTGGCCCAAGCCCGGGAAGACGGTTTTACGGGCAAGAGGGGCACCGTGGTTTTGATTCGTCCCGTGGATCGTCAGCCAGCGGAACGGGTGCTGTTGGTGGGACTTGGGGAAAAGTCCGAATTGGACGGGAACGCGTTTCGGCGGGCGGCCGCGGCTGTGGTGCGATTTTCGGTTGAGGCCCATCTCCCCCGAGTTCAATTCCTTGTTCCAGATCTTTCCGCGCTGGGGAAAGAGCTGGATCCCCTTGGTTGCGTGCAATCCTTAGCGGAAGGGGCTGGGTTAGGGGCCTACGTTTTTGACGCCTGCAAATCGGAACGGGCCAAACGGGCGGGAATTCTTGAAATGATTTTGGTGTCGGACCGTTTGGCCGTGAAGAACGGTAACGAATCTCTTGCTCGGGGAGTGTTGTTTGCCGAGGCCACCAACTTTACGCGGGATTTAATCAACCGACCCCCGAGTGACAAACGGCCGGAGCAACTGGCCGTGGTGGCCCGGTCCTTGGCGGGGCGGGGGGTGACGGTTCGGGTTTATGGTAAAGCCGAACTGAAACGGATGGGGGCCCACGCGCTGTTGGGTGTCAACCGGGGGAGCGCTCACCCGCCGGTTCTGGTTCATTTCCGGTATCGGCCTTCCGTAAAAACCCGGGGGTCTGTGGCTTTTGTGGGGAAGGGAGTGACCTTTGACTCTGGAGGGCTTTCCCTTAAACCCGCCGACGGTATGATGACCATGAAATACGACATGGCCGGTGCCGCCACGGTTTTTTCTATGTTTAAAGTTCTTCCCCGTTTGAAACCTTCGGTTGAAGTTCACGGCGTGGCGGTGTTGACGGAGAATATGCCGGGGCCCGACGCGTACAAGCCCGGTGATGTGGTGAAAGCCATGAACGGAAAAACCATTGAAGTGTTGAACACGGACGCGGAAGGGCGGGTGATTTTAGCGGACGCCCTCTCCTTTACGGCAAAACTTCCGGTGGACGCGATCATTGATGTGGCGACCCTCACTGGAGCCGCTGGTGTGGCTTTGGGAAAAACCTACGCGGCGCTCATGACGGACCATCCTGACCTGGAAAAAGAATTGCGGTCCGCGGGCGATCGGGCGGGCGAAAAGATGTGGCCGTTGCCCTTGGAAAAGGGCTACCTGGAGCATATTCAAAGTAAAGTCGCCGACTGGAAAAATATTGGAAATCCGGGTGAGGCGGGGACAATCGTGGGGGGGCTTTTTCTTCAACAATTTGCGGGCAAGGGCCCTTGGGCCCATGTGGACATGGCTTCCGTGGGCTGGAACGGCAACGGGACACCCCTTTCCCCACCCGGGGCGACAGGGGCTTTGGTTCGAACCTTTTTGACGTTGGCTGTGGAATGGAAAGGGAGGAAAAAATGA
- a CDS encoding DUF3536 domain-containing protein, with the protein MDRFLCLHGHFYQPPRENPWLEDIEVQDSAHPFHDWNQRITHECYGPNAASRVLDNAGRIVEIVDNYREISFNFGPTLLSWMEKKEPDVHRRIVEADRASRKARSGHGNALAQVYNHIIMPLASPRDRETQILWGIRDFERRFGRKPEGMWLAETAADTGSLEALAAQGIKFTILSPSQAHAVRPLRRSGDRPGGGDAPTGGGAWENVSGGRVDPSRPYLWRSSRGVELALFFYDAPISRAVAFEGVLSSGDVFAKRLLSGFSSDRVGPQLMNIATDGESYGHHHRFGDMALAIALKRIRESGSARLTNYGEYLEKFPPAWEVQIQENSSWSCAHGVERWRSNCGCCLGGHGNWNQEWRGPLRKSLNRLAETLDGLYEKNASIVLRDPWAARNDYIDVVLDRSEESVRRFFEKHAQQKLSKSDETKALCLLEMQRQRLLMFTSCAWFFDEVSGLESTSVLMSAARAVQIAASFPEGERVEADFVLGLADAKSNLPEMGNGAVVYRRFVKPVSADLSRVAAHQALQAVWREEKDKGTVYCFDFDFLERRIERSAGTALSVGHLRVRSRLTWETVDAAYAVIHLGGHDFQCVLRVSPDRATVRVVQDRLVDVFKTGSVSEALSLLSKHFDPKVYDLQDLFLEERRKILGSVIENILGRFEGTYRLLVEENKKLMNYLLKAAYPMPHAFRLALESVLGRDLHQSLVQFEADPTQTASLRRVHEEAKAFNVKLCWEGIGQIVQKQLEVQMEEFVKTPSLERAQGCLKLLALADEMDLSLALWATENLYFDIWHQSLLALVKTNPTLPAHQAYRTLADRLRLIAA; encoded by the coding sequence ATGGATCGTTTCCTTTGCCTTCACGGTCATTTTTACCAGCCCCCCCGAGAAAATCCTTGGCTTGAAGATATTGAAGTTCAGGATTCCGCCCATCCTTTTCACGATTGGAACCAACGCATTACCCATGAGTGTTACGGCCCGAACGCTGCCTCCCGCGTGTTAGACAACGCGGGGAGAATCGTGGAAATCGTTGATAACTATCGCGAGATCAGTTTTAATTTTGGACCCACTCTCCTTTCGTGGATGGAGAAGAAGGAGCCAGATGTCCACCGGCGGATCGTGGAAGCAGATCGCGCCAGTCGAAAGGCCCGTTCGGGTCACGGGAACGCCCTCGCCCAGGTGTATAATCACATTATTATGCCGTTGGCTTCTCCCCGGGACCGGGAAACCCAAATCCTATGGGGAATTCGTGATTTTGAACGTCGGTTCGGGCGTAAACCTGAAGGAATGTGGTTGGCGGAAACCGCCGCCGACACGGGATCCCTGGAAGCCCTTGCGGCCCAGGGCATCAAATTTACCATTCTTTCCCCTTCTCAAGCCCACGCGGTTCGGCCTCTTCGTCGATCCGGGGATCGCCCAGGGGGGGGGGACGCTCCGACGGGTGGAGGAGCATGGGAAAATGTTTCCGGGGGACGGGTAGACCCAAGCCGCCCGTATCTGTGGCGATCCTCGCGTGGTGTGGAATTGGCCCTGTTTTTTTATGACGCTCCCATTTCCAGGGCGGTGGCTTTCGAAGGGGTGTTGTCAAGCGGGGACGTTTTTGCCAAACGCTTGCTTTCTGGGTTTTCATCGGACCGGGTGGGGCCCCAATTAATGAATATCGCCACGGACGGGGAATCCTATGGGCATCATCACCGGTTTGGCGACATGGCCTTGGCCATCGCTCTCAAACGGATTCGCGAATCGGGATCCGCGAGGCTGACCAATTACGGGGAATATCTCGAGAAATTTCCTCCCGCTTGGGAAGTTCAGATTCAAGAAAATTCTTCATGGAGTTGCGCCCATGGGGTGGAACGGTGGCGATCCAACTGTGGATGCTGTTTGGGGGGGCATGGGAACTGGAACCAAGAATGGCGGGGGCCCTTACGAAAGTCTCTGAACCGGTTGGCCGAAACTCTGGATGGTCTGTACGAAAAAAACGCGTCAATCGTTTTGCGCGATCCCTGGGCGGCCCGAAACGATTATATCGATGTGGTTTTGGATCGAAGCGAGGAAAGCGTTCGGCGCTTTTTTGAAAAACACGCTCAACAAAAACTCTCGAAGTCGGACGAAACCAAGGCCCTGTGTTTGTTGGAAATGCAACGGCAGCGACTGTTGATGTTCACCAGTTGCGCGTGGTTCTTTGATGAAGTCTCGGGGTTGGAGAGCACTTCTGTTCTGATGTCCGCGGCGCGGGCGGTTCAGATCGCTGCGTCGTTCCCAGAAGGAGAACGCGTGGAGGCGGATTTCGTTCTCGGTTTGGCGGACGCGAAAAGTAACCTTCCGGAGATGGGAAACGGCGCTGTTGTCTATCGGCGCTTCGTGAAGCCCGTTTCTGCCGATCTTTCTCGGGTGGCCGCTCATCAGGCCCTTCAGGCTGTTTGGCGAGAAGAAAAAGACAAGGGCACTGTTTATTGTTTTGACTTCGATTTCTTAGAACGGCGCATTGAACGTTCGGCGGGCACGGCTCTTTCCGTTGGACACCTTCGCGTTCGCTCTCGGCTGACATGGGAAACGGTGGACGCCGCTTACGCGGTGATTCATCTGGGGGGGCATGATTTTCAATGTGTTCTTCGCGTTTCTCCTGATCGCGCGACCGTTCGCGTGGTCCAGGATCGATTGGTCGACGTTTTTAAAACGGGCTCGGTGAGCGAAGCCTTGAGCCTGTTGTCAAAACATTTTGACCCGAAGGTCTACGATTTGCAGGACCTTTTTTTAGAAGAACGGCGAAAAATATTGGGTTCGGTTATTGAAAATATTTTAGGGCGGTTTGAAGGCACCTACCGGTTGTTGGTGGAAGAAAATAAAAAGCTCATGAATTATCTTTTGAAAGCCGCTTACCCAATGCCCCACGCTTTCCGATTGGCGTTGGAGTCGGTTTTAGGGCGGGATTTGCATCAAAGTTTAGTTCAGTTCGAAGCCGATCCGACGCAGACCGCTTCCTTGCGACGGGTTCATGAGGAGGCGAAGGCTTTCAACGTGAAATTGTGCTGGGAGGGGATTGGACAAATCGTTCAAA
- the glgC gene encoding glucose-1-phosphate adenylyltransferase has translation MIRSKVLGIIMAGGKGERLMPLTNERGKPAVPFGGKYRIVDFVLSNFANSEIFSVYVLVQYLSQSLIDYMRMSWSNRGLVPGHFITVVPPQMRMGELWYRGTADAVSQNLNLIRDFDPDYVAVFGADHIYRMDVGQMLAFHVEKQAHVTISALPVPLADAKGFGILSVSKTGRITDFDEKPKNPKPMPGDPDFAYSSMGNYIFNRDVLEEALTADLAKDSGHDFGKNIIPGLLEKCRVYAYNFKTAPLPGQKEYEEPGYWRDVGTLESFWSAHMDLLGEKPRLDLSNDSWPVMAGRYNGPPARVLGRQVEDSILSEGVVINDAFVRHSVIGRGVVIEPGAVVEDSILMDHCVVGKNSRFSRVVADRFNVFPENTIIGHDPVADEKAGYHVSKSGIVAIRRGRSKWAHLKR, from the coding sequence ATGATTCGATCGAAAGTCCTCGGAATTATTATGGCTGGCGGGAAGGGCGAGCGGTTAATGCCCTTGACGAATGAACGGGGGAAGCCCGCTGTTCCCTTTGGCGGCAAATACCGCATTGTGGATTTCGTGTTAAGTAATTTCGCCAATTCCGAAATATTTTCGGTGTACGTCCTTGTTCAATATTTATCGCAATCTCTGATCGATTATATGAGAATGAGTTGGTCCAACCGAGGGTTGGTTCCGGGGCACTTTATTACGGTGGTCCCGCCTCAAATGCGTATGGGGGAGTTGTGGTATCGCGGTACCGCCGACGCGGTGTCGCAAAACCTAAACCTCATTCGGGATTTCGATCCGGATTATGTGGCTGTCTTTGGCGCCGATCACATCTATCGAATGGACGTGGGGCAAATGTTGGCTTTTCATGTGGAGAAGCAGGCCCATGTCACGATTTCGGCCCTTCCCGTCCCCTTGGCCGATGCAAAAGGATTTGGAATTCTCTCTGTTTCCAAGACCGGGCGGATCACGGACTTTGATGAAAAACCTAAAAATCCCAAACCGATGCCTGGCGATCCCGATTTTGCCTATTCGTCCATGGGGAATTATATTTTCAATCGGGATGTGTTGGAAGAAGCGTTAACCGCGGATCTTGCCAAAGATTCGGGCCATGATTTCGGAAAAAACATTATTCCAGGGTTGCTGGAAAAATGCCGGGTGTATGCCTACAATTTTAAAACGGCGCCCTTGCCAGGTCAAAAAGAATATGAAGAACCGGGGTATTGGCGAGACGTCGGGACCTTAGAGTCTTTTTGGTCCGCCCACATGGACCTCTTGGGGGAAAAACCTCGACTGGATTTGAGTAACGACAGTTGGCCCGTCATGGCGGGCCGTTACAATGGGCCCCCGGCCCGTGTTCTGGGACGACAGGTGGAGGATTCCATATTAAGTGAAGGCGTGGTGATTAACGACGCTTTTGTTCGTCACTCTGTCATTGGAAGGGGTGTGGTGATTGAGCCCGGGGCTGTCGTTGAAGACAGTATTTTGATGGACCATTGTGTCGTTGGGAAAAACAGCCGATTTAGCCGCGTGGTGGCCGATCGTTTTAATGTGTTCCCCGAGAATACGATCATCGGCCATGATCCCGTCGCTGACGAAAAAGCGGGATACCACGTGAGCAAGTCCGGCATCGTGGCCATTCGGCGTGGCCGAAGCAAGTGGGCCCATTTGAAGCGCTAA